The Elusimicrobiota bacterium genome contains the following window.
TAAAGGCAATTTTGGTCCGGGTAGCGCCCATATTTACTATAGTCCCGCCCCGAGATATGATTTGGCAGGCCATATCTACAGCTTCATCTGAGCCGGAACATTCAATCACGGCCTTTATTTGCGGATAACACGTTTTAATTTTTTCACATAAATCTTTATCATTGGCATTGTATACTTTAGCCCCATATTGTGCTGCAAGTTTCATTCTTCTCTCATCAATATCTGTGCCGATAACATCAATATGATTATGACTTAAAAGCTGAACTACAATCAATCCTAAAAGACCTAATCCCATAACCACTACCGTGTCTCCGGGCGAAACATTCGCATGATATACATGATTAAGACCGACCATCACCGGATCAGTAAAACACATTGCATCAGAGTCAGCACAATTACATTCTATTGCACAATCACTTACTGCATATTCGGCAAAATTTGCCATCTTAAGGTCCCATGAATCATATAAGTTTAATCTTACTACTTGATTCCCCGCTTTTAAATTTTTAACTTCTTTTCCTACTTCAACAACTGTACCTACGCTCTCGTGACCATGATCTCCCGGTTCAAAATCTTCCCACCGATATAACTCATTAAAAAAATGATGATTATCCCACATACCGCGGTCTGAACCGCAAATTCCAACCTTATTAATCTTAACTAATACCTGATTGGGTTTAATCGTTGGAATAGGAACTTCTACTATATCAAAACGATGATATCCTTTCAGCCAGGCAGCCATCATCTTTCCTTGCATATCATCTCCTTTTTAAATTACAAATTAAAATATTAATGAATTAAACCGACTTATCAAATTAACGGACAACTTAAACTTTATGAAATTTTCCCATACGAAAAGTCAGAGCCAAAATAGCGGTTATAAATATACCGCCTGTCCTTTAATATTTGATTTTCTAATAGCATCCATTACCTTTATTACTTTTCTCACTTCTTCTAATTTTACAATAGGTTCTTTGTTCTTTATTATACACTGATATATATTTTTATAAAATCCATACATGTCCGTAGAAACCAAAGGAACAAACTTTGTTTTTAATTCATTTACTTTGCCTGTTTTTATCTCAAATGATGATGATGATGTCTTATTGCTGATAGAACTTCCCGGTTCCGCATTACCAAAGTTACCACACAAGGTTGCGTTCGTTCCTAACACAAACCATCGGGGGAAAAGATTTATCCGGCTTGACTGGGATATTTCTATCTTTCCTAAAATACCATTCTCAAATTTAATCCAGATATTAACATGGTCTTCAGCGTCTTTTTTAAAACATCTGTTTTGTAAATCACTGCTGACCCAAAGCGGTTCGCTTTTAACCAAAAGCAACATCTGGTCTATGAGGTGAGAACCCCATTCATTTAGTCGCCCGCCGCCAAATTTTTTAGTAAGACGCCAATCAATATTTTTACCTGTGGTAAGTCCTCTGACTAAACTATATTTGCTTACTTTGGATTCTATAACATATACCCGCCCTAATATCTTTTTATTAAATATATTCTGTAATGTAACGAAGTCTCTATCCCATCGCCTATTATGGTGGACAAATAACTTCTTTTTTGTCTTTTTGGCTACAGCAATCATCTTTTCTGCTTCTTGGTCATTTAAAGCCATCGGTTTTTCAACAATCACATGCTTGCCCGACTCCATTGCTTTAATACTTATGTTTTTATGGAATACTCCGGGCACTGCTACTACAATTAACTCTATTGAATCATTTCTTAGTAACGATTCAACGTTATCATAATATCTGGTATTATACTCCCTGGCAACTTTGTTCCCCCATTGTTTATTGATATCACATACCGCAGATATTTCAAAAAGATTGGATAATTTTTTACATGCTTTCAAATGCCAACCATAGCCTATAAGTCCAGTACCTACAATACCTATTTTTATCCGTTTATCATCCATGATTAAATCCTTTTAAAAAAATCATATCATCCTTTATTCTTTTTTGCCAGCTTGTTGGCCGGCATTTTTGTTTTAAAGATTCCTTGACCAAACCGCTTGTAGTTAAAGGTACGTTATATAAATTCTCTATAGATAAAAATCCTTGGTAATTTTTATATTTTAAAATTTGTAATATTTTTTTCCAATTTACCATTCCTTTACTTAAAGGCAACCACTCTTTTTGCCATTCTCCATGTTTATTAACCCAGCCTGTATTTTTCACATGAACATATGCCAGATAAGAAGATAATATTTCTAAACCCATACTCCATTCTTCACGTCCTTCGATAATCATATTCCCCGGGTCGTAAATAACACCATATTGTTTACAAGAAAGACCTTCCAATAAAGTTGCAGCTGCACTTGCCGAGGGAACA
Protein-coding sequences here:
- a CDS encoding zinc-binding dehydrogenase — translated: MQGKMMAAWLKGYHRFDIVEVPIPTIKPNQVLVKINKVGICGSDRGMWDNHHFFNELYRWEDFEPGDHGHESVGTVVEVGKEVKNLKAGNQVVRLNLYDSWDLKMANFAEYAVSDCAIECNCADSDAMCFTDPVMVGLNHVYHANVSPGDTVVVMGLGLLGLIVVQLLSHNHIDVIGTDIDERRMKLAAQYGAKVYNANDKDLCEKIKTCYPQIKAVIECSGSDEAVDMACQIISRGGTIVNMGATRTKIAFNYTQLRIKGVTIKFPMNRVNHKDNWFTAAKLLHDGKIEVKQFIDKRDKLVNIQKVLENYDENWIRVILEV
- a CDS encoding Gfo/Idh/MocA family oxidoreductase, with protein sequence MDDKRIKIGIVGTGLIGYGWHLKACKKLSNLFEISAVCDINKQWGNKVAREYNTRYYDNVESLLRNDSIELIVVAVPGVFHKNISIKAMESGKHVIVEKPMALNDQEAEKMIAVAKKTKKKLFVHHNRRWDRDFVTLQNIFNKKILGRVYVIESKVSKYSLVRGLTTGKNIDWRLTKKFGGGRLNEWGSHLIDQMLLLVKSEPLWVSSDLQNRCFKKDAEDHVNIWIKFENGILGKIEISQSSRINLFPRWFVLGTNATLCGNFGNAEPGSSISNKTSSSSFEIKTGKVNELKTKFVPLVSTDMYGFYKNIYQCIIKNKEPIVKLEEVRKVIKVMDAIRKSNIKGQAVYL